In Desulfurococcaceae archaeon MEX13E-LK6-19, the genomic window GTTCCCGCAGACAATAGAGTACGTAGAAAAGATCGCAAAGATCCTCGGCATAAAAGTCCATAGAGTCTACGCTGGTGTTGACAAGGGTATTCTCGAGGAAGGAATGCCTATGCCCACGCACAGCAATAGATGGTGTACGGGAAGGAAGATAGCCAGTATAGAGAACGGGCTTAGAGATCTTGCTGAAGGCAATACGTTGATCATAACAGGCGACCGTGATGTCGAGTCGAGGACCAGGAGTGCTAGACCCCCAGCTAGACACGGTGAGGAAAGAGTCATGATAGTATCGCCTTTAAAACTATGGAGTACAGCTCATGTACAGCTCTACATATTATCGAAAGGCATACCAATGAACCCATTGTACTACATGGGGTTCTACAGGATAGGCTGCTACATATGCCCGGCTCTGAGAAGCTGGGAGATATACATTATGTTGAATAATAAAGAGCTTAGACAGAGTCTTGACAAGCTAGAGTTGTTTAGGAGATTTATAGAATACAGGATGAAGTTAAAGGAAAAATAAGGTAGTTATAAGCTAGACTATGGCTTCCCCGGTTTTCTTGTTGAATATGTGTAGGTACTTCATTACTGGTTTGACATAGATTTTTGCTCCAATAGGATAGTCCACGTCTCCCTTGACTACTACTTTGAATATTTTCTTGCCGACTTTAGCGTTTATCACGGTCTCCGAGCCAAGAGGCTCAACAACATATACTTCTGATTCAATACTGTTCTCCACTGGTTTATCATAGATCTCCATGTGCTCGGGTCTTATGCCTATTACTACTTCTCCTCCACCGCCAATACTCTTCTCCACAATACTGCCTATCTCTGGGTCTAGCACTAGCTTGAAATCACTTGCGTCGAGTATGTACTTGTTCTCCTTGACGGTGAATGTCGCGTCGAAGAAGTTCATTGGCGGGGATCCTATGAAGCCTGCTACGAATATGTTTGCGGGCTTCAAGTATAGTTCGCGTGGTTTACCTACTTGCATTATTCTTCCTTTGTTCATGACTGCTATTCTGTCGGCCATAGTCATTGCTTCTGCCTGGTCGTGGGTCACGTAGATCGTGGTTATTCCTAGTTCTTTCTGGAGTCTCTTGAGCTCGGCTCTCATGTATACCCTTAGTTTAGCGTCAAGGTTGGACAAAGGCTCGTCCATGAGGAAGACACGTGGTCTACGTACGAGAGCACGTCCCAAAGCTACACGTTGTTGTTCTCCACCGGATAACTGTCCTGGTTTCCTGTCGAGTAGGTGGTCTATGTGGAGTAGCTTGGCTACTTCACGGACACGCTTATCTATTTCTTGTTTACTAAGCCCCATGTTCTCGAGTGGGAAGGCAAGATTCTTGTATACGGTCATGTGTGGGTAGAGTGCGTAGTTCTGGAAGACCATTGCTATGTCTCTCTTGTTCGGAGGGACATCGTTCACTATCTTGTCGTCTATGAGAACATAGCCTTCGTCAGGGTCTTCAAGTCCAGCTATTATTCTCAGTGTAGTTGTTTTACCACATCCACTTGGTCCCAGGAGTACGAAGAACTCACCGTCATTAATCTTGAGGGACACGTGGTCTACAGCTACTACTCGACCAAACCTTTTGACTATATTACGGAGCTCGACTTTAGACACACGGGGTCACCCCCATGGGTTTAGACACCTTTCAGGGCCCCTGCCAGGAGACCCCTCACGAAGTATCTACCCAGGAAAATGACTATGATCGTTGGCGGCAGTATTGCTATCA contains:
- a CDS encoding ABC transporter ATP-binding protein produces the protein MSKVELRNIVKRFGRVVAVDHVSLKINDGEFFVLLGPSGCGKTTTLRIIAGLEDPDEGYVLIDDKIVNDVPPNKRDIAMVFQNYALYPHMTVYKNLAFPLENMGLSKQEIDKRVREVAKLLHIDHLLDRKPGQLSGGEQQRVALGRALVRRPRVFLMDEPLSNLDAKLRVYMRAELKRLQKELGITTIYVTHDQAEAMTMADRIAVMNKGRIMQVGKPRELYLKPANIFVAGFIGSPPMNFFDATFTVKENKYILDASDFKLVLDPEIGSIVEKSIGGGGEVVIGIRPEHMEIYDKPVENSIESEVYVVEPLGSETVINAKVGKKIFKVVVKGDVDYPIGAKIYVKPVMKYLHIFNKKTGEAIV